The following coding sequences lie in one Rutidosis leptorrhynchoides isolate AG116_Rl617_1_P2 chromosome 4, CSIRO_AGI_Rlap_v1, whole genome shotgun sequence genomic window:
- the LOC139841496 gene encoding uncharacterized protein, producing MVLSHYSGKRRCGNSLLKHRFSRIYRIAIEKEARVSDLVQRLNSELTFSWNWSRTLTGRLVSEVRKLEEDIAGTVFKSEGSDSWVWRLSTGGRWSTKLLSSLILHHSRNQNNSLPETQRNSLVPSKVALFIWRASKGRIPCRVELDKRGLDLDSVRCPICDDNIETVEHSLISCKRAREIWEFIYKWWQFGSPDNLNLDAAFKGNGFAFKSNFGKTLWQAVEWVTGYTIWKHRNESVFNRNKMCSAVIVSEIQVLSHLWISNRVKGFEIEWLRWLLNPLSFDTLCASRTGIG from the coding sequence ATGGTTCTCTCACATTATTCTGGGAAGAGACGGTGTGGAAATAGCTTGTTGAAGCACAGGTTTTCGAGGATTTACAGAATTGCTATAGAAAAAGAGGCGCGGGTCAGTGATTTGGTACAACGGTTAAACAGCGAGTTAACATTTTCATGGAATTGGTCGAGAACTTTAACAGGAAGATTAGTCAGCGAAGTCAGGAAATTAGAAGAGGATATCGCTGGTACGGTTTTTAAAAGCGAGGGTTCAGATTCATGGGTATGGAGGCTGTCAACGGGTGGTAGATGGTCAACAAAATTACTTTCATccttaatacttcatcactcaagAAACCAAAACAACTCACTGCCTGAAACACAACGAAATAGCTTGGTTCCATCTAAGGTCGCGCTGTTTATTTGGCGGGCGAGCAAAGGCAGAATTCCGTGTCGGGTAGAACTTGATAAACGAGGTCTAGATTTGGATTCGGTGAGGTGTCCGATATGTGACGACAATATAGAAACGGTGGAACATTCGCTCATTTCTTGTAAAAGGGCACGTGAAATTTGGGAGTTCATTTATAAATGGTGGCAATTTGGATCTCCTGATAATCTGAATTTGGACGCGGCTTTTAAGGGTAATGGATTTGCATTTAAGTCAAACTTTGGGAAAACGCTATGGCAAGCGGTGGAATGGGTCACCGGATACACAATATGGAAGCATCGTAATGAATCGGTCTTCAATCGGAACAAGATGTGCAGTGCTGTGATTGTGAGTGAAATCCAAGTGCTAAGTCATTTATGGATATCAAATAGAGTGAAAGGATTCGAGATCGAGTGGTTAAGATGGCTTCTTAATCCTTTATCTTTCGATACTTTATGTGCATCCAGAACGGGAATAGGCTAG
- the LOC139845009 gene encoding uncharacterized protein produces the protein MGLTSDVQSHHKTHKCFLISNYILLGAASSCIFLTLSLRLIPSLTGALLVLLHVITIAGAISGCNAVSAGSNKWYVFHMVATVLTAIFQGSISVLIFTTTDNFLQALNSYVREDDAAIILKMAGGLCVLMFCLEWLVLTLAFFLRYYAFVEGGRDNGRKVQAEEYSKNWTPPFQV, from the coding sequence ATGGGTCTCACAAGTGATGTACAATCTCACCACAAAACACACAAATGCTTCTTAATTTCCAACTACATTCTCCTAGGAGCAGCTTCAAGTTGCATTTTCCTAACCCTTTCGCTCCGATTAATCCCGTCTCTCACAGGCGCCTTACTCGTCCTCCTCCACGTCATCACTATCGCAGGCGCAATTTCCGGCTGTAACGCAGTATCAGCTGGATCGAATAAATGGTACGTTTTTCACATGGTAGCAACAGTTTTAACGGCAATTTTTCAAGGATCAATTTCAGTGCTAATTTTCACAACAACTGATAACTTTTTACAAGCGTTGAATTCGTATGTTCGAGAAGATGATGCTGCTATTATTTTGAAAATGGCTGGTGGACTTTGTGTGTTGATGTTTTGTTTGGAATGGTTGGTTTTGACATTAGCGTTTTTCTTGAGGTATTATGCGTTTGTTGAAGGTGGTCGTGATAATGGTAGAAAAGTTCAGGCAGAAGAGTACTCCAAGAACTGGACCCCACCGTTTCAAGTTTGA